The stretch of DNA ACCCGGCCGGTTCGCCGCTGGAGGAGGAACTGCGCGTGGCCGGCGTCGACCTCCACCCCTGCCGCCGCGTCGCCGGCATGCCGCCGCTCTCGGCCGTGCTCATTCCGCAGGGCAGCGGGCACCGCACCATCGTGCACCACCGCGGGCTGCCCGAGTACGACCTGGAGGACTTCGCGCGCCTGGACCTCTCGCGCTGGCGGTGGACGCACTTCGAGACGCGTCCCGGCGAGGGCGTCACGCGCATGGTGCGCCACGCGCGTCTCTTCCGGCCGGAGCTGCTGCTGTCGCTCGAGGCCGAGAAGATGCGCCCCGGAACCGAGGAACTCTTCCCCCTCGCGCGACTGGTGCTCTTCTCGCGCGGCTACGCCGAGGCTGGCGGCTTCGCGCGGCCCGAGCCCTTCCTGCGTGAGATGCACGCCCGCGTCCCCCGGACGCTGCTGAGCGTCGCCTGGGGCGCGGAGGGCGCCTGGGGCATCGAGGCCGACGGGACACTGCACCACGCGCCTGCGGTGGCGCCGCCGCAGGTGGTCGACACCCTGGGCGCCGGCGACACCTTCAACGCCGGGATGGTTGGCGCGCTCGCGGCCGGCAGATCGCTGCGCGAGGCGCTGGCCGCGGCGTGCGCCCTCGCAGGCAGGAAGGTCGGGCACGTCGGCTTCGCGGAGTTGGCGCCCTGACTCGCAGTTCACTTCGCCAGCGCCTCACGGCGCTTCCGCGCGAACTCCATCCCCTCGGGGCTCGCGGGCTGGAGCGCTTCGAACGTCTGGTACCACGCCACCGCGTCGGCCCGACGTCCCTGCCGCTCGAGGTCAACGGCGAGGGCAAGCGTGAGATTCGGGTCCTTGGGATTGTTCGCGAGCCCGGCGCGAAGGAAACGCTCCCCGAGCGCCAGGTCCCCGACCAGCATCGCGGTCGAGCCGAGGGTGTAGGACTCCATCGGCCTGTAGAAGCGCTCCGGGACCAGCCGCGACAGTTCGGCGTGGACCTCGCGCGGCTGCTGGCCCGCGATTGCGTCCAACTGCCCCGGCGGAAGCCAGGGCCTGACACGGCGCAATGCGAGATCGCGCACGCGCGGGTCGTCGGCTGAGCCGGGCCGCACGTACACCAGCGAGACGCCGTCGGCCTGAACAAGCATCCAGCCGAGCGAGTCCAGCACGCCGCCCTTGTTCAGCGTCCAATCATGGGGCCCCCTGCCGAGGACCGCGATGTCGATGCCGTACCGCTGCAGCATCGCCGGCCACTCCTGCGGCGGGATCGTCACCACCTCCCGAAGGAATTCGGCCGGATACGCGAAGTTGCGGCCATCCTGGAACACCCGCTGTGCCGGATAGAGACGCCACATCAGGTAAGAGCCCTGCTGGAAGTCGTTGTACATCCGGCCCTGCAGCCCGCGCGAGGCGATGAGGTCCGCCGCGTCCACCGGCAGGCGCGCCTCGTTGATCCCCCAGCCGCGCGGGTCGTGCAGCGGCATCAGGAAGACCTGCCTGCCCGCCAGCACGAGCGCGCAGACGCCGAGAGCCGGCAGAACCACGCGCGCCGCGCGCCTGCGGCCCGGGTGGGCGCTCCGGACGATCTCGAAGCCGGTCTGGCACATCCCGGGCAGCGCAAGGAGCAGGAACTTCGGAACTATCCGCGCGGCGAAGAAACACAGCGGCAGGAAACCCGCCACGAGCAGGACGTAGAGGTAGTCGCGCCGGAGCCAGCGGGCGGGAATGGCCAGGAGCGCGAGGGCGCCGAGAAAG from bacterium encodes:
- a CDS encoding PfkB family carbohydrate kinase gives rise to the protein MARILCVGNAVLDLVFGVPHHPAEDEEVRAATLRVAAGGNAANTARVLRALGHEVALGAVLGDHPAGSPLEEELRVAGVDLHPCRRVAGMPPLSAVLIPQGSGHRTIVHHRGLPEYDLEDFARLDLSRWRWTHFETRPGEGVTRMVRHARLFRPELLLSLEAEKMRPGTEELFPLARLVLFSRGYAEAGGFARPEPFLREMHARVPRTLLSVAWGAEGAWGIEADGTLHHAPAVAPPQVVDTLGAGDTFNAGMVGALAAGRSLREALAAACALAGRKVGHVGFAELAP